TCGACAAGGACCGTCCGCACCGGGCGCCGATCGCCATGGACACGATCGATCTGGACCGCATCGCGTCGGCCGGTTTCGATGTCTGGAGTCTGCCGATTCAATCGAACGTGCTTACGGTCAGCTACCGGAAAGATCTGTTTCAGAACGAAGCGTACCGGGCCGAATTCCGGCAACAATTTCACCGCGAGCTCGACCTTCCGAATACGCTCGACGAATATTTGGACATCGCCCGCTTTTTTACCCGCGATACGAATCGGGACGGGTTGATCGACCTGTACGGAACCACCTTGATGGCCGGCAAGCACGAAGCCAACTTTGTCGACTACAAATCGTTTCTGAGCAATTTCGGGGGAGAGCTGTTCGATGAGAAGCTTCGGCCGGCGTTTCATTCCGAAGCGGGGGTGAAGGCGCTGGAGACTTACGGCAAGTGGATTTTGGCGGAGAAGGTGACTCCGCCGGACGTTCTCTCCTATTCGTGGGACGAGGTCGAGATCGCTTTCGGCTACGGACAAGCCGTCATGGGGATGAATTACCACGACATGAAGCTCCAGCCGAACGTGGGCGGTCAAGTCGGCTATTTTATGTTTCCCGGCGTGGAGCGCGGCGGCGCGCTTGTGCGCGGACCGCATTTCGGCTCGTGGGGACTGGCCGTCAACAAGTATTCCAGGCATAAGGCGGAAGCTTTCGAATTGGCCGACTATTTGACCAGCGCCGAAGTGCAGCGGGACTATTTGCGGTTCCGGCAGCACGTGACCCGAAAATCGGCGTATGCGGCGGCAGGGGCGCTGCCGGACGAATCGCTCCGGGAATATTACGACGTGCTGGGCCGGTCCCTGAACGTGGGGGTGGGACGGCCGAGAATCCGAAATTACGATCAGGTGTCGGAGGCTGTCCAAACGGCGGTACAGCAGTATTTGACCGGCAAGAAATCGGCGAGGGCTGCGCTGAACGCCGCCGCCGCAAAGGTGGAACAATCGATGCGGGATAACGGCTATTTATCCCCGAATGAATAAGCCCCCGGCCCGGCAAGGCTGCGCGATTTTAAAAATCGCGCGGTCTTTTTTTATGGGTCCGGCCGCTAAAAAACTCCCCCCTGCCGGTTAAATTCGTCGTCTATTGGGCGCTCCCCGTCCGCCCTATACTGGGGGTAGTCGAACGTTCCGCCTAACGGGCGATCGATCACAACAGTACAGAGTGAGGGGTTCGAATATGAAGAAAAAATGGACATCGTGTCTCGCCCTGCTGCTCGCAAGCGGATTGGCGATCGCAGGCTGCGGAAACGCCGAACAGCAAAACGCGCAAGCGCCAAAAGAGCATGAAAGCTACGCGGGTTCCGGACCGCTGACGATCAACCCGAATATCCCCGACCTGCCCGTTCAGGATATCGGACCAAACGGCGAAAAAGCGGTATCGGCCAAAAGCCTGAAGCTGACAGAAGAAGAATTGCAAAAAATCAAAGACGGCAACTACACGGCCGCGATCGTCATGCACTACTCCGGCACCGATTACATGACGGCCGCCGTCAATGCCATGAAAAATACATTTGAGAAAATGGGAATTAAAGTCGTGGCCGTAACGGACGCGCAGTTCAAGGCCGAGAAGCAGGTCAGCGACATCGAGACCGTTCTGGCGAAAAAACCGGACATCATGATCTCCGTGCCGGTTGACGCCGTATCCACGGCAGGCGCCTACAAGAAAGCCGTCGCCCAAGGCGTGAAGCTGGTGTTCATGGACGGCGCGGCGGAAGGACTTGTTCCCGGCAAGGATTACATCAGTATCGTATCCGGCGACAACTACGGCAACGGCGCGGTCGCCGCGGACATTATGGCGGAGAAGCTCGGCGGCAAGGGCAAAGTCGGCATCGTGTACCACGACGTCAACTTCTTCGTCACGAAGAACCGTTCCGACGCATTCGAAGCCCGCATCAAGGAGAAATACCCCGGCATCGAGATCGTGGCCAAAGGCGGCATCACCGACCCGAATAAAGGCGAGGAAGTCGCATCCGCCATGCTGACGAGACACACGGATATCGACGGCATCTTCGCTCCGTGGGACGTGCCGGCCGAAGGCGTCATGGCGGCTGCGCGCACGGCGGGACGCAACGACCTGATCGTAACGACCGTCGACCTCGGCACAAACGTCGCGTTGTCCATCGCTTCCGACGGCATCGTCCGCGGTCTCGGCGCCCAGCTTCCGTACGACCAGGGCGTAGCGCAGGCGATTCTCGCGGGATACGCGCTGTTGGGCAAGGAAGCTCCGGCTTATGTGGCTTCGCCGGCGATCAAAGTAACGAAAGAAAACGTGCTCGAAAGCTGGAAGCTGATCTATGGCGCGGATGCGCCGAAGAGCGTGCAGGATGCGCTGAAAAAATAATTTTCCCAACTTGCGGGGGCTGCCGGAAGGCAGCCTCCCTTATCAAAGAAGGTGAGTGCAGTGGATCGACCGATACTCGAAATGAAGAACATCTCCAAAGCGTTTAACGGCATTAAGGTTCTTCATGATGTCAATTTCTCGGTAAGAAAAGGCGAGGTCCACGCTCTGATGGGCGGTAACGGGGCCGGCAAATCGACGCTCATGAAAATACTCACCGGCGTCTACACGGCCGACAAAGGTGAGATTTTGATCGAAGGAAAACCGGTTAGCATCAAGAGCTACGAAGACGCAAAGGCCAATAAAATATCGATGATTTTTCAGGAATTTAGCCTGATCCCTACGCTGACCGTTGCCCAAAATATTTTTCTGACCCGCGAATCCAAAACCCCGTTCGGGCTGCTTGACGACAAGGAGAACGAACGCAAAACCGAAAAGCTGCTCAAAGAACTGGGTGTTGACATAAAACCGTCCGACATCGTGCAAGATCTCGGCGTCGGTTACTGGCAAATGACCGAAATCGCAAAAGCCTTGTCGCAGGAAGCGAAAGTTCTCATCATGGACGAACCGACTTCTTCGCTGACCAAAAAGGAAACGGAAGTGCTGTTCTCGTTTATCCGTCAACTGAAAGATAAAGGCTATGCGATTATTTATATTTCTCACCGGATGGATGAAATCTTCGAAATCTGCGACCGGATCACGATTTTGCGGGACGGCCGCAAAATCACGACCGAAGTCATCAAGGAAACGACGCTCGATACGGTGATTCGGCATATTGTCGGCGCGGAATTCGACAAACTGTTCGAATGGGTCGAACGCGACTATCCCACCGACGTGCCGCCCGCGTTCGAGCTGCGGAATGTCACAGCGGGAACGAAGGTCAACAATGTCAGCCTGAAGATCCAGCCCGGCGAAATCGTAGGCATCGCCGGCCTCATGGGGAGCGGCCGAACGGAGCTGCTGCGGACCGTCTTCGGCATCGATCCGATGGACAGCGGCGAGATCTATGTGAACGGGAAGAAGCGGAACATCCGGTCCGCCCGGCAGGCGATCGACGCCGGCATCGCGTTAATTCCGGAAGACCGCAGGCTGCAGGGGCTCGTTCTGCAGCATAGCGTCAAAGACAACATGATTCTCCCGATTCTCTCCAAGCTGAAGAAAGGGATGCTGCTCGACAACAAGAAAGCGGCCGAAATCAGCAAGCGTCTCGTCGAACGGTTAAACATCAAGACCGACAGCATTTCCAAGCAGAGCGGGCTGCTGTCCGGCGGCAATCAGCAGAAGATCGTGCTGGCCAAATGGCTCGCGAACGATCCGGACGTCCTGTTGCTGGACGAGCCGACCATCGGCGTCGATATCGGCGCCAAAACCGAAATTATCGACATCGTCCGCGAATTGGCGGCGAGCGGCAAAGCGATACTCGTGGTCTCTTCGGAGCTTCCGGAGCTGCTTGCCCTCAGCGACCGCTTGCTGATCATGCATGAAGGAAGCATCAAGCGGGAGATCAGGCGCAAGGACATTCAATCAGAGGAGGAACTGCAATATGCAATCCAGGGATATTAGTGCGGCCAGACCGTCCCTGCTTCATTCCATAAAAAGCTTTCAATGGCGGGACTACATCGTCTATTTGGCGTTTGTCGGCGTACTCATCTATTTCTCGATTACGTTGTTTGACGAAGGCTTCCTGACGACGGGCAACCTGCTCAACATCGTGCGGCAGACCGCCACCATTTCCTTGATGGGCCTGGCGATGACGTTCGTTATCAGCACGGGCGAGATCGATCTGTCGGTCGGCTCCGTCGCGGCCTTGTCCTCGCTGACGGGCGCGCTTGCCCTGCAAGCCGGATACGGCATCGCCGGCGGACTGGTTATCGGCGTAGGCACGGGGCTTCTGATCGGCCTCATCAACGGCCTGCTCGTCACGAAGGCGGCCATCCCGTCCTTCCTCGTGACGCTCGGCTCGATGGGCGCGGTAAAAGGAATGGCCATGTGGATTACCGATACGGCGCCGGTTCCGATCATCAACGAACGTTTTAACTTCATCTTCGGCTCCGGCGATATCGGCCCGATCCCGGTCCTGCTGCTGTGGGTTCTCGTCTTCACCGTCATCGCGCATGTGCTGCTGCGCAAAACCGCGTTCGGCAGACAGACGCTCGCAACCGGCGGCAACGAGAACGCCGCGAAGTTCTCCGGCGTCAATACCGCTCGCATCAAGCTGCTTGTCTTCCTGGGCACCGGCATGATGGCCGGTCTGGCGGGGCTGCTCTATGCGGGCCGCATGCACGCGGGACGCTTCTCGTTCGGCGAAGGGGACGAATTGTCCGTCATCGCGGCCGTCATCCTCGGCGGCACCAGCCTGTTCGGCGGCGTGGGCACGATTATCGGCACCGTCGTGGGCGCGCTGATGATCGGCACGATCAACAACGGATTGATCATTATGGGGCTGGATGTCAGCCAGCAAATGATGATTAAAGGCCTGATCATTATTCTGGCCGTCATGTTCGGCAAGAAGGCGATCAAAAAATGACGAAACCCATCAAAGCGGGCATTATCGGCACCGGTTTTATCGGGCCGACCCACATCGAGGCGATCCGAAGGCTGGGATTCGTGGAAGTCGTCGCCATCGCCCAGAACGGCGAGGACAGCGCGCGGCGCAAAGCGGAGCAGTTGGGCGTTCCGCTCGCCTACGGCGACTACAGGGAAATGCTTCGCAATCCGGACATCGACGTCATTCACAACTGCACGCCAAATCACCTGCATTACCGGATCAATCGCGAAATCATCGAAGCCGGCAAGCACGTGCTGTCCGAGAAGCCGCTCGCCATGACGAGCGAAGAATCGGCGGAGCTGCTGGCGCTCGCCCGCGGGCGGGGAGTCGTGCACGGCGTCAATTTCAACTACCGTCAATA
The nucleotide sequence above comes from Paenibacillus thermoaerophilus. Encoded proteins:
- a CDS encoding ABC transporter permease; this translates as MQSRDISAARPSLLHSIKSFQWRDYIVYLAFVGVLIYFSITLFDEGFLTTGNLLNIVRQTATISLMGLAMTFVISTGEIDLSVGSVAALSSLTGALALQAGYGIAGGLVIGVGTGLLIGLINGLLVTKAAIPSFLVTLGSMGAVKGMAMWITDTAPVPIINERFNFIFGSGDIGPIPVLLLWVLVFTVIAHVLLRKTAFGRQTLATGGNENAAKFSGVNTARIKLLVFLGTGMMAGLAGLLYAGRMHAGRFSFGEGDELSVIAAVILGGTSLFGGVGTIIGTVVGALMIGTINNGLIIMGLDVSQQMMIKGLIIILAVMFGKKAIKK
- a CDS encoding substrate-binding domain-containing protein encodes the protein MKKKWTSCLALLLASGLAIAGCGNAEQQNAQAPKEHESYAGSGPLTINPNIPDLPVQDIGPNGEKAVSAKSLKLTEEELQKIKDGNYTAAIVMHYSGTDYMTAAVNAMKNTFEKMGIKVVAVTDAQFKAEKQVSDIETVLAKKPDIMISVPVDAVSTAGAYKKAVAQGVKLVFMDGAAEGLVPGKDYISIVSGDNYGNGAVAADIMAEKLGGKGKVGIVYHDVNFFVTKNRSDAFEARIKEKYPGIEIVAKGGITDPNKGEEVASAMLTRHTDIDGIFAPWDVPAEGVMAAARTAGRNDLIVTTVDLGTNVALSIASDGIVRGLGAQLPYDQGVAQAILAGYALLGKEAPAYVASPAIKVTKENVLESWKLIYGADAPKSVQDALKK
- a CDS encoding ABC transporter substrate-binding protein, producing MKKRRLFSALLVLWLVAGCTGCLGESPEDSGTAPAQPLTLKVLYATVEAGSEAVVHAARHYTRETGVNVQISTFPYNSLQEKVFTELSRMSGEYDLIAVDTPWVPKIIRHLEPLTPYLRNAASAGDIGDFIAKLFLDTSVFDKDRPHRAPIAMDTIDLDRIASAGFDVWSLPIQSNVLTVSYRKDLFQNEAYRAEFRQQFHRELDLPNTLDEYLDIARFFTRDTNRDGLIDLYGTTLMAGKHEANFVDYKSFLSNFGGELFDEKLRPAFHSEAGVKALETYGKWILAEKVTPPDVLSYSWDEVEIAFGYGQAVMGMNYHDMKLQPNVGGQVGYFMFPGVERGGALVRGPHFGSWGLAVNKYSRHKAEAFELADYLTSAEVQRDYLRFRQHVTRKSAYAAAGALPDESLREYYDVLGRSLNVGVGRPRIRNYDQVSEAVQTAVQQYLTGKKSARAALNAAAAKVEQSMRDNGYLSPNE
- a CDS encoding sugar ABC transporter ATP-binding protein — translated: MDRPILEMKNISKAFNGIKVLHDVNFSVRKGEVHALMGGNGAGKSTLMKILTGVYTADKGEILIEGKPVSIKSYEDAKANKISMIFQEFSLIPTLTVAQNIFLTRESKTPFGLLDDKENERKTEKLLKELGVDIKPSDIVQDLGVGYWQMTEIAKALSQEAKVLIMDEPTSSLTKKETEVLFSFIRQLKDKGYAIIYISHRMDEIFEICDRITILRDGRKITTEVIKETTLDTVIRHIVGAEFDKLFEWVERDYPTDVPPAFELRNVTAGTKVNNVSLKIQPGEIVGIAGLMGSGRTELLRTVFGIDPMDSGEIYVNGKKRNIRSARQAIDAGIALIPEDRRLQGLVLQHSVKDNMILPILSKLKKGMLLDNKKAAEISKRLVERLNIKTDSISKQSGLLSGGNQQKIVLAKWLANDPDVLLLDEPTIGVDIGAKTEIIDIVRELAASGKAILVVSSELPELLALSDRLLIMHEGSIKREIRRKDIQSEEELQYAIQGY